A single genomic interval of Sceloporus undulatus isolate JIND9_A2432 ecotype Alabama chromosome 2, SceUnd_v1.1, whole genome shotgun sequence harbors:
- the VAMP1 gene encoding vesicle-associated membrane protein 1 isoform X2 produces MSDPAQPGAPGAGQEGGENAGGPPGAPPNLTSNRRLQQTQAQVEEVVDIMRVNVDKVLERDQKLSELDERADALQAGAQVFESSAAALKRKYWWKNCKMMIMLGVICAIVVIAIARKYQRETKVTGFMSHKHWISNHITLHVGGSSYCSSL; encoded by the exons AT GTCTGATCCAGCTCAGCCAGGTGCACCAGGGGCAGgacaagaaggaggagaaaatgcTGGGGGACCCCCTGGAGCCCCTCCAAATTTGACCAGTAATCGTCGCCTGCAGCAGACTCAAGCGCAGGTGGAAGAA GTGGTGGATATAATGCGTGTGAATGTGGACAAAGTCTTGGAGAGAGATCAGAAGCTATCAGAACTAGATGAACGAGCAGATGCACTCCAAGCCGGTGCCCAAGTATTTGAAAGCAGTGCAGCAGCGCTCAAGAGAAAGTACTGGTGGAAGAACTGCAAG ATGATGATCATGCTGGGAGTGATCTGTGCCATTGTTGTCATTGCAATTGCACGTAAGTATCAAAGGGAGACCAAGGTAACTGGGTTTATGAGTCACAAGCACTGGATAAGCAACCACATCACCCTGCATGTGGGAGGTAGTTCCTACTGCTCT
- the VAMP1 gene encoding vesicle-associated membrane protein 1 isoform X3: MSDPAQPGAPGAGQEGGENAGGPPGAPPNLTSNRRLQQTQAQVEEVVDIMRVNVDKVLERDQKLSELDERADALQAGAQVFESSAAALKRKYWWKNCKMMIMLGVICAIVVIAIALYFFT, encoded by the exons AT GTCTGATCCAGCTCAGCCAGGTGCACCAGGGGCAGgacaagaaggaggagaaaatgcTGGGGGACCCCCTGGAGCCCCTCCAAATTTGACCAGTAATCGTCGCCTGCAGCAGACTCAAGCGCAGGTGGAAGAA GTGGTGGATATAATGCGTGTGAATGTGGACAAAGTCTTGGAGAGAGATCAGAAGCTATCAGAACTAGATGAACGAGCAGATGCACTCCAAGCCGGTGCCCAAGTATTTGAAAGCAGTGCAGCAGCGCTCAAGAGAAAGTACTGGTGGAAGAACTGCAAG ATGATGATCATGCTGGGAGTGATCTGTGCCATTGTTGTCATTGCAATTGCAC